From Actinomyces procaprae:
CGGCAGCTTGCCGCGCTCGACACGACCGGTGACGACGGTGCCGCGACCGGTGATGGTGAAGACGTCCTCGATGGGCATGAGGAACGGCTTGTCCATGTCACGCTCGGGGGTCGGGATGTACTCGTCGACCGCGTCCATGAGCTCCTTGATCTTGCCGGTCCACTCGGGGTCACCCTCGAGGGCCTTCAGCGCGGAGACGCGAACGACCGGGGCCTCGTCACCGTCGTAGTCCTGGGAGGACAGCAGCTCGCGGACCTCCATCTCGACCAGCTCGAGGAGCTCCTCGTCGTCGACCATGTCGGACTTGTTCAGCGCGACCAGCAGGGCGGGGACGCCGACCTGGCGGGCGAGCAGAACGTGCTCGCGGGTCTGGGCCATGGGGCCGTCGGTGGCGGCGACCACCAGGATCGCGCCGTCCATCTGGGCGGCACCGGTGATCATGTTCTTGATGTAGTCGGCGTGACCGGGGGCGTCCACGTGAGCGTAGTGACGCTTGTCGGTCTCGTACTCGACGTGCGCGATGTTGATGGTGATACCGCGCTGGCGCTCCTCGGGAGCCTTGTCGATCTCGTCGAAGGGGGTGAAGGGGTTCAGGTCCGGGTACTCGTCGTGCAGGACCTTGGAGATCGCGGCGGTCAGCGTCGTCTTACCGTGGTCGACGTGACCGA
This genomic window contains:
- the tuf gene encoding elongation factor Tu, with protein sequence MAKAKFERTKPHVNIGTIGHVDHGKTTLTAAISKVLHDEYPDLNPFTPFDEIDKAPEERQRGITINIAHVEYETDKRHYAHVDAPGHADYIKNMITGAAQMDGAILVVAATDGPMAQTREHVLLARQVGVPALLVALNKSDMVDDEELLELVEMEVRELLSSQDYDGDEAPVVRVSALKALEGDPEWTGKIKELMDAVDEYIPTPERDMDKPFLMPIEDVFTITGRGTVVTGRVERGKLPINSEVEILGIRDPQKTTVTGIEMFHKSMDEAWAGENCGLLLRGTRREDVERGQVVCKPGSITPHTEFEGHVYILTKDEGGRHNPFYSNYRPQFYFRTTDVTGVITLPEGTEMVMPGDTTEMSVELIQPIAMEEGLGFAIREGGRTVGSGRVTKIIK